One window of Brevibacterium pigmentatum genomic DNA carries:
- a CDS encoding S10 family peptidase, whose amino-acid sequence MTTGYSRTAEGEKPEDFHGFTGDRDVVGEAIRLWLTRNNRWISPKFLAGESYGTTRAAALAGHLAKRHGIAFNGILLISAVLDFATIDFTEGNEAPYIHYLPTFAAIAHYHGKHPGRELEDVVAEATDFAYGDFSRALERGHRLAESERARVGTRLAELIGVDEEFVALADLRIDEFTFFTELLRDQRLRIGRLDSRFTAHPGKVASEVLGDDPSYPAIQYPYTVGINHLLRAELGYESDLTYEVLTARVHPWSYKEFENSTVNTAEDLAFAMRMNPHLKVYVGFGYHDSATPFAASEHVLAHLRISDESHDQIVRRYYPAGHMMYVDQQVRVDQLRDIDDFIAWASGAGDKPASNNPL is encoded by the coding sequence GTGACCACGGGATACTCCCGCACCGCGGAGGGGGAGAAGCCCGAGGACTTCCACGGGTTCACCGGTGACCGAGACGTCGTCGGCGAGGCGATCAGGCTGTGGCTGACTCGGAACAACCGATGGATCTCGCCGAAGTTCCTCGCCGGGGAGTCTTACGGAACCACTCGGGCCGCGGCCCTTGCAGGACACCTGGCCAAACGGCACGGCATCGCGTTCAACGGAATCCTGCTCATCTCGGCCGTCCTCGACTTCGCCACGATCGACTTCACGGAGGGCAACGAGGCACCCTACATCCACTACCTGCCGACCTTCGCCGCCATCGCGCACTACCACGGCAAACACCCCGGACGCGAGCTAGAGGACGTCGTCGCCGAGGCAACGGACTTCGCCTATGGGGACTTCAGCCGGGCGCTTGAGCGCGGACACCGGCTCGCCGAGTCCGAGCGCGCTCGGGTCGGTACGCGACTGGCCGAGCTCATCGGCGTCGATGAGGAGTTCGTGGCGCTGGCCGACCTGCGCATCGATGAGTTCACTTTCTTCACCGAGCTGCTGCGCGACCAGCGGCTGCGGATCGGTCGTTTGGACTCCCGGTTCACGGCGCACCCGGGCAAGGTCGCCTCCGAAGTACTCGGCGACGACCCCTCGTATCCGGCGATCCAATACCCGTACACCGTGGGGATCAATCATCTGCTGCGAGCCGAGCTCGGCTACGAATCGGATCTCACCTACGAGGTGCTCACTGCCCGGGTTCACCCCTGGTCGTACAAGGAGTTCGAGAACTCCACGGTCAACACCGCCGAGGACCTCGCCTTCGCGATGCGGATGAACCCGCATCTCAAGGTTTACGTAGGCTTCGGATATCACGATTCGGCGACACCGTTCGCCGCCTCGGAGCACGTTCTGGCGCACCTGCGGATCTCCGATGAGTCCCATGACCAGATCGTCCGCCGCTACTATCCGGCCGGGCACATGATGTACGTCGACCAGCAGGTCCGGGTCGATCAGCTGCGCGACATCGACGACTTCATCGCGTGGGCATCCGGAGCCGGGGACAAGCCTGCGTCGAACAATCCCCTCTGA
- a CDS encoding DUF885 domain-containing protein yields the protein MSRQHDRHDGRAEVSATSRLLAEIIDAEWTWREAEFGTLSHRASVVDFLPDVSEKAQLRRRQMWEKTLGELDALRTADLSADEKVDFDVYHQQLTTLVEAQRNRMWERPATADSAFWRSMAFDAYRLVLEDAESARAYLRMLADIPRYFDQQIENMRAGVARGFGPARVCMSGREEPVRVIAEAEDVTELSFFGPFRRIPPVVPGQVRTELHEAAAHVLSTEVVSAYRKLLDFLTTEYLPNLPESIAAVDQPGGLEFYRSQIREYSTTELSPQQIFDIGQVEVKKIREEMDDVAAELGYPGDLPGLFEFMRTSPHFYATTKRQLLAEAAYTCKAFDRVVHQYFGQLPQQRFAIMETPAEIAKFDTFGRGAPDRYLLNTYNLPARPLFSLPSLTLHESAPGHSFQISLAEELELKDFRRLYISAFGEGWGLYTERLGDEMGMYETPFERMGMLSFQMWRAVRLVVDPGMHALGWSREQAQDFLRENTAIAEHEIVTEIDRYISWPGQATAYYLGQLTIQQLRQEAEETLGEDFSIRDFHDTVLGMGSVPLTVLQAHVRAYIRAAAAKRQTQAAAGH from the coding sequence GTGTCCAGACAACATGATCGTCACGACGGCCGTGCCGAGGTCTCAGCGACGAGCCGACTGCTTGCCGAGATCATCGACGCCGAATGGACGTGGAGGGAGGCCGAATTCGGGACGCTGTCGCACCGAGCGTCCGTCGTCGACTTCCTGCCCGATGTTTCGGAGAAGGCGCAGCTGCGTCGCCGGCAGATGTGGGAGAAGACCCTCGGCGAACTCGACGCGCTCAGAACCGCTGACCTCAGTGCTGACGAGAAAGTCGACTTCGACGTCTACCACCAGCAGCTGACCACTCTCGTCGAGGCGCAGCGCAACCGCATGTGGGAGCGTCCGGCGACGGCGGATTCCGCGTTCTGGCGTTCGATGGCCTTCGACGCCTATCGCCTGGTGCTCGAGGATGCAGAGTCGGCAAGAGCGTATCTGCGCATGCTCGCCGACATCCCTCGGTACTTCGACCAACAGATCGAGAATATGCGGGCCGGGGTGGCGCGCGGTTTCGGTCCGGCACGCGTGTGTATGAGTGGGCGGGAGGAACCGGTGCGGGTCATCGCCGAAGCCGAGGACGTCACCGAGCTCTCGTTCTTCGGACCGTTTCGACGGATCCCGCCGGTCGTACCCGGGCAGGTTCGCACCGAGCTCCACGAGGCGGCCGCGCATGTCCTTTCGACCGAAGTCGTTTCCGCCTACCGGAAGCTGCTCGATTTCCTGACCACGGAGTATCTGCCGAACCTGCCGGAGTCGATCGCCGCGGTGGACCAGCCGGGCGGCCTCGAGTTCTATCGGTCGCAGATCAGGGAGTATTCGACGACGGAGCTCAGCCCGCAGCAGATCTTCGACATCGGACAAGTCGAAGTGAAGAAGATCCGGGAGGAGATGGACGACGTCGCTGCCGAGCTCGGCTATCCCGGTGACCTGCCGGGCCTGTTCGAGTTCATGCGCACGAGCCCGCATTTCTATGCAACGACGAAGCGTCAGCTGCTCGCCGAGGCCGCGTACACGTGCAAGGCCTTCGACCGGGTCGTCCACCAATACTTCGGACAGCTGCCACAGCAGCGATTCGCGATCATGGAGACACCGGCGGAGATCGCGAAATTCGATACGTTCGGCCGCGGCGCTCCCGACCGGTACCTGCTCAATACGTACAACCTGCCGGCCCGACCGCTGTTTTCGCTGCCGTCACTGACCTTGCACGAATCCGCGCCGGGCCATTCGTTCCAGATCTCGCTGGCCGAGGAGCTCGAGCTGAAGGACTTCCGGCGACTCTATATCTCAGCCTTCGGTGAGGGCTGGGGCCTCTACACCGAGCGGCTCGGTGATGAGATGGGGATGTATGAGACACCGTTCGAACGCATGGGAATGCTGTCGTTCCAGATGTGGCGAGCCGTGCGCCTCGTCGTTGATCCGGGCATGCATGCGCTTGGATGGAGCCGGGAGCAGGCGCAGGACTTCCTGCGGGAGAACACAGCGATCGCCGAACATGAGATCGTCACGGAGATCGATCGGTACATCTCTTGGCCGGGTCAGGCCACGGCCTACTACCTCGGGCAGCTGACGATTCAGCAGCTGCGTCAGGAAGCCGAGGAGACGCTGGGCGAAGACTTCTCGATCAGGGACTTCCACGACACGGTCCTCGGGATGGGCAGCGTTCCGCTCACCGTGCTGCAGGCGCATGTGCGTGCTTACATCCGGGCGGCAGCAGCTAAGCGACAGACTCAGGCGGCTGCCGGTCACTGA
- a CDS encoding DUF2804 family protein: MLRLGGQIEKISEELEWTYNTGDWMAPWTIKGERVNLTFIPEYHRRSEFDKKIVSSREEQVFGHFSGAVWSLAGREYRVENIFGWAEEVHRRW; this comes from the coding sequence GTGCTGCGTCTGGGCGGCCAGATCGAAAAGATCAGCGAAGAGCTCGAGTGGACCTACAACACCGGTGACTGGATGGCCCCATGGACAATCAAGGGCGAACGAGTCAACCTCACCTTCATCCCCGAATACCACCGGCGCTCCGAATTCGACAAGAAGATCGTCAGCAGTCGCGAGGAACAGGTATTCGGCCATTTCTCCGGCGCAGTCTGGTCCCTAGCGGGGCGGGAGTATCGTGTGGAGAACATCTTCGGATGGGCGGAAGAAGTCCACCGACGGTGGTGA